AATAACGCATTTACTTAcgttttcttgaaaattcttcCAACTTCCGTGCTTCGACCGTCGGCTCAGGACCACCACAATACAAATGTAGAGTGTCTAGGGTTATCAAGTCCCTACACCTACGTTGCTCAAGTGAGATGGTGAGTATCCGACGGATGAAATCCCTCTGTTCGTCAGACACCTCCGGACGAGTGATGGCTGAGACAAGGAAACAGTGTTAAAAAGAGACGGTGAAAATGAAAAGCGAcggtaaaaagaaagagacgggGGCAACCTGACTCCCTAATATAAGCCCAagtgttatcaaaataacccccGGGCAACTTATCCCATTCATCCGGGCGACACACCCAGTCCGTCcctttaacaaagaaaaatctatttttccaaTTCCTATTTGAATCCGGCATATCAAACACCAATCTTAAGTTCTTTTCACGAGGTGCGAAGTGATATGTCCCCTTGGCGGATACTTTGTGCTGGGGTCTGTAGCAGTAAAAGAACTCGTCTAGCGAAAGTTGACGGTTCCCCCCACTCAAGCGACCCCAAAGAACCTCAGCTCCAATAAAGATCCTCCAGGCATTCGGAGAGATCTGGCTGACGGACAATCCTAAGAAATCCGCCAGCTGACGGTGTAAAGCCGTCAGTGGGAGCCTAAGGCCAGCTGCGAACATGGCGTCATACATCCCCACATCAGCCGTCCTCCCtgtataacacttctcattctttttagggAGACGGAGGGGAATGTGATCTGGGATCTGGAAACGGATACGCAACTCAGAAAAAACTCTGTTGCTCATCTTTGGGAGAAATTTATTGACGGCCCACTCCTCTGGAAGGATGAAGGGACGGTTACCTCCAGAACTCCCTGAAGTTCCCTCACTGGACTCTtcgtcatcctcatcctcattacCGTCACTACTAACCTCGCTACCGTCACCCCTATCTTCGTCACTATCGATCTCTACGTCACCTTCCTCCCAGGTCCCGTCGTCAACAACTTCCTTGTCGAC
The sequence above is drawn from the Quercus robur chromosome 7, dhQueRobu3.1, whole genome shotgun sequence genome and encodes:
- the LOC126691619 gene encoding uncharacterized protein LOC126691619, with translation MSSDASSDQSSVRDGAGYDEVFGSGQESDGFLESSGRETSAQSLSIDVEDRVEGVREEVLSEVEVERVDKEVVDDGTWEEGDVEIDSDEDRGDGSEVSSDGNEDEDDEESSEGTSGSSGGNRPFILPEEWAVNKFLPKMSNRVFSELRIRFQIPDHIPLRLPKKNEKCYTGRTADVGMYDAMFAAGLRLPLTALHRQLADFLGLSVSQISPNAWRIFIGAEVLWGRLSGGNRQLSLDEFFYCYRPQHKVSAKGTYHFAPREKNLRLVFDMPDSNRNWKNRFFFVKGTDWVCRPDEWDKLPGGYFDNTWAYIRESGCPRLFLFTVAFHFHRLFLTLFPCLSHHSSGGV